In one window of Lewinella sp. 4G2 DNA:
- a CDS encoding AAA family ATPase: MKILITGPESSGKSTLARRLAIALSGTYVPEFAREYLAERNGEYEREDLVAILRGQQNLERAAELSGRSPLVCDTGALVLYVWSQVKYGAAHPLITQAVAKMDYDHIFLCAPDLPWAPDPLREHSDPADRQAIFDRYVAVLEDFGLSYRVVAGEDRLGGVLRGVGK; the protein is encoded by the coding sequence ATGAAGATCCTCATCACCGGGCCGGAAAGCAGTGGCAAGTCAACGTTAGCGCGTCGGCTTGCCATTGCGCTTTCTGGTACCTACGTCCCGGAGTTCGCCCGCGAATACTTGGCGGAGCGCAACGGCGAATACGAGCGGGAGGACCTGGTTGCCATCCTCCGCGGCCAGCAAAACCTCGAACGAGCGGCTGAACTTTCGGGCCGGTCTCCCCTGGTTTGTGATACGGGCGCGCTGGTGCTGTACGTGTGGTCGCAGGTGAAGTATGGTGCAGCACATCCTTTGATCACCCAGGCAGTCGCCAAGATGGACTACGATCATATTTTCCTTTGCGCACCCGACTTACCGTGGGCCCCTGACCCACTCCGCGAACACTCCGATCCGGCGGACCGGCAGGCTATTTTTGATCGGTACGTGGCGGTTTTGGAGGATTTTGGATTGAGCTATCGGGTGGTTGCGGGGGAGGATCGGCTTGGTGGGGTTTTGCGGGGGGTGGGGAAATAA
- a CDS encoding SPFH domain-containing protein, which produces MPDLPILLILALFIGFLVVTGSFFTVKQQSMVILERLGRFTSIRGPGFHFKIPFIDKVAGRMSLKVKQLDVNVETKTKDNVFVKLKVSVQYVVGRDSVYDAFYKLDRPDEQINSYIFDVVRAEVPKMILDDVFVRKDDIANAIKGELQDAMQNYGYNIVRALVTDIDPDATVKSAMNRINAAEREKLAAEYEGESERIRIVAKAKAEAESKRLQGQGIADQRREIAKGLEESVDILNSVGINSQEASALIVVTQHYDTLQSMGENVNSNLIMLPNAPTAGSDMLSQMTASFIASQQMGEEMKSSSDALKAAKNKEKIKLQR; this is translated from the coding sequence ATGCCAGATTTACCCATCTTACTTATTCTCGCCCTCTTCATCGGTTTCTTGGTGGTGACGGGTAGCTTTTTCACCGTCAAGCAGCAATCCATGGTCATCCTGGAACGGCTGGGGCGCTTCACCTCCATTCGGGGGCCTGGCTTTCACTTCAAGATCCCCTTCATCGATAAGGTGGCCGGCCGCATGAGCCTCAAGGTCAAGCAGCTCGACGTAAACGTAGAGACGAAGACGAAGGACAACGTATTCGTCAAGCTCAAGGTGAGTGTGCAGTACGTAGTCGGCCGCGACAGTGTCTACGATGCCTTTTACAAATTGGACCGCCCCGACGAGCAGATCAACTCCTACATCTTCGACGTCGTCCGGGCCGAAGTTCCTAAAATGATCCTTGATGATGTATTCGTCCGGAAGGATGACATCGCCAACGCCATCAAGGGCGAATTGCAGGACGCCATGCAGAATTATGGTTACAACATTGTCCGTGCCCTCGTTACCGACATCGACCCTGACGCCACGGTAAAATCCGCCATGAACCGGATCAACGCTGCCGAACGAGAAAAACTCGCCGCCGAGTACGAAGGGGAATCCGAGCGCATCCGGATCGTCGCCAAGGCCAAGGCCGAAGCCGAATCCAAGCGCCTCCAGGGCCAGGGTATCGCCGACCAGCGCCGCGAGATCGCGAAGGGTCTGGAAGAATCCGTAGACATCCTTAACTCCGTAGGCATCAACAGCCAGGAAGCCTCGGCGTTGATCGTCGTCACCCAGCACTACGACACCCTACAGAGTATGGGCGAGAACGTAAACTCCAACCTCATCATGCTACCGAATGCCCCCACCGCAGGCTCCGACATGCTCAGCCAAATGACGGCCAGCTTTATCGCCAGCCAGCAAATGGGTGAAGAAATGAAGTCCAGCTCCGACGCCCTCAAGGCGGCCAAAAACAAGGAGAAGATCAAACTTCAACGCTAA